One window from the genome of Malus domestica chromosome 01, GDT2T_hap1 encodes:
- the LOC103442992 gene encoding protein DETOXIFICATION 35-like, which yields METPLLHGVSDGEFHDYEPVRSFKDARSVAWTETKKLWKIAGPIAFTIICNYGTNTASTMFVGHLGNLELSAVSISLSVISTFSFGFMLGMGSALETLCGQAFGAGRVHMLGVYMQRSWIILFTSCVILTPLYVFSGPILKLLGQEDDVANLAGSFTRYCIPQLFSLAFNFPAQKFLQSQSKVLVLMWIGFIALVVHIGWLFLFVYVFDWGIYGIGIAFSLTGWETVIAQNIYIMNWCKEGWTGFSWLAFKDIWAFVRLSLESAVMLCLEIWYMMSITLVTGHLNNAVLAIDSLTICLNFNGLEAMLFIGINAAISVRVSNELGLGRPRTAKYAVYVTVGQSLLFGIICMILILITKDYFAVLFTTSKELQHSVSNLAVLLGVTMILNSVQPVISGVAIGGGWQGLVAYINLGSYYIFGLPLGIVLGYVADWGVKGIWGGMICGTALQTLMLVIILYRTNWTKEVEQTTDRMKKWAGQNYGDEKIDGVSV from the exons ATGGAGACGCCACTGCTTCACGGAGTGAGCGACGGCGAGTTCCATGACTACGAGCCGGTGAGGAGCTTCAAGGATGCTCGGTCGGTGGCGTGGACTGAAACCAAGAAGCTGTGGAAGATTGCAGGGCCCATCGCCTTCACTATCATCTGCAACTATGGAACCAACACTGCTTCCACCATGTTTGTCGGCCATCTCGGAAACCTAGAGCTCTCCGCcgtctccatctctctctccgtcATCAGCACCTTCTCATTCGGTTTCATG CTTGGCATGGGGAGTGCATTAGAGACGCTTTGTGGCCAAGCTTTCGGGGCCGGACGTGTGCACATGCTCGGCGTTTACATGCAAAGATCATGGATCATTCTGTTCACGAGCTGTGTTATACTCACGCCACTCTATGTCTTCTCCGGCCCGATTTTAAAGCTTCTTGGGCAGGAAGATGACGTGGCTAATCTTGCCGGATCATTCACTAGATATTGCATACCGCAGTTGTTCTCACTTGCCTTCAACTTCCCTGCCCAGAAGTTCCTTCAGTCTCAAAGCAAAGTTCTCGTGCTTATGTGGATTGGATTCATCGCGCTTGTTGTACACATTGGATGGCTTTTTCTATTCGTTTACGTGTTCGATTGGGGTATTTATGGTATAGGCATTGCGTTTAGCTTGACAGGTTGGGAAACTGTGATTGctcaaaatatttacataatgAACTGGTGCAAGGAAGGGTGGACAGGGTTTTCTTGGTTGGCGTTCAAAGACATATGGGCGTTTGTCCGGCTATCACTTGAGTCGGCCGTGATGCTTTGCCTGGAGATTTGGTATATGATGAGTATAACTCTTGTTACAGGCCACCTTAATAATGCCGTGCTTGCTATTGATTCGCTCACTATTTG CTTAAATTTCAACGGTTTGGAAGCAATGTTGTTCATTGGCATCAATGCTGCTATAAG TGTTCGAGTCTCCAACGAACTTGGATTGGGACGTCCAAGAACAGCTAAATATGCAGTCTACGTGACGGTTGGTCAGTCTCTGCTCTTCGGAATCATTTGCATGATTCTGATCTTGATAACCAAAGACTACTTTGCTGTCCTGTTCACAACCAGCAAGGAATTGCAACATTCTGTTTCCAATCTAGCAGTTCTTCTCGGAGTGACTATGATTCTCAATAGCGTCCAACCAGTTATTTCGG GTGTTGCCATCGGAGGCGGATGGCAGGGACTGGTggcttatataaacttgggttCTTACTACATCTTCGGGCTTCCACTCGGTATCGTTCTTGGCTATGTAGCAGATTGGGGAGTGAAG GGAATTTGGGGAGGCATGATATGCGGGACTGCTCTTCAAACATTGATGCTTGTGATTATACTCTACAGAACCAACTGGACTAAGGAG GTTGAACAAACAACAGACCGGATGAAGAAGTGGGCCGGGCAGAACTACGGCGACGAGAAGATAGATGGTGTTAGTGTATAA
- the LOC103443001 gene encoding protein DETOXIFICATION 35-like — protein sequence MSSSLLSLSPSVSFSSSLLVSCMNFWNWEVMLLLMLLLGINAAISTRVSNELGMGRPRAAKYSVCVAVLQALIVGVLAMVAIFISRDYSAMIFTSSGEMQLAVARLAYLLGVTMLLNYQCYTSLNRSCYWRWMASDGGLYKFW from the exons ATGTCGAGCTCTCTgctgtctctctctccctcagtgTCATTTTCATCATCCCTTTTGGTTTCCTG cATGAATTTTTGGAATTGGGAAGTTATGTTGTTGCTTATGTTGTTGCTTGGAATAAATGCTGCTATAAG CACACGAGTCTCGAACGAACTTGGGATGGGGCGCCCGAGAGCAGCCAAATACTCCGTCTGCGTTGCAGTCTTGCAAGCTCTCATCGTCGGGGTTTTAGCCATGGTTGCTATCTTCATAAGCAGAGACTACAGTGCCATGATTTTCACCAGCAGTGGAGAGATGCAGCTCGCCGTTGCTCGTTTAGCATACCTTCTTGGTGTAACCATGCTTCTTAATTACCAGTGCTACACAAGTCTTAACAG gaGTTGCTATTGGAGGTGGATGGCAAGTGATGGCGGCTTATATAAATTTTGGTAG
- the LOC103445211 gene encoding protein DETOXIFICATION 35-like — translation MEEPLLHTAAAGADELSNRPPLYEGGNEDYAPVRSFDAFQRMFWIETVKLWQIGVSSVITIICMYGTNAVILLFAGHLGTIQLSAISISLAVISTFTDGLMLGMGSALETLCGQAFGAGQVHMLGIYLQRSWIILFVTTLFLLPVYIFAVPILKWLGQEDDIANLAGKFTLQIIPQIFSLAIYFPAQKFLQAQRKVKVLAWIAFLGLVIHIGMLGLFMYEFDWGTLGAAVSFNITRWGMAIAQVVYIMGWCKEGWTGFSWLAFKDIWEFVRLSLASAVMLCLEIWYMMSILILTGSLSNAVIAIGSLSICMNINGWEAMLFVGINISISVRVSNELGSGRPRATKYSIYVTVFQSLLIGILFMIIVLMTRDDFAMLFTSDQELQQAVAKLAYLLGITMVLNSVQLVISGVAIGGGWQTMVAYLNLGCYYIFGIPLGYLLCHVAKWGVMGLWGGMICGTALQTILLLIIFYKTNWNKEVEQAKNRVHKWGGQDIKTESGAKRI, via the exons ATGGAGGAGCCGCTGCTTCACACAGCTGCTGCCGGCGCCGATGAGTTGAGCAATAGACCTCCTCTTTATGAAGGCGGGAACGAAGACTACGCACCGGTGAGGAGCTTTGATGCGTTCCAGCGTATGTTTTGGATAGAGACGGTAAAGCTGTGGCAAATAGGCGTTTCGTCAGTGATCACTATCATCTGTATGTATGGGACTAACGCAGTCATCCTGCTCTTTGCCGGTCATCTCGGAACTATCCAGCTCTCCGCCATCTCGATTTCTCTGGCTGTCATTTCCACATTCACTGATGGATTGATG CTTGGGATGGGGAGTGCCCTGGAGACATTGTGTGGACAGGCGTTTGGCGCTGGACAGGTTCATATGCTTGGGATCTACCTGCAACGATCATGGATAATTCTATTTGTAACCACCCTCTTCCTTTTGCCGGTTTACATCTTCGCCGTGCCGATTTTAAAGTGGCTAGGCCAAGAAGATGACATAGCGAACCTAGCCGGAAAATTCACACTCCAAATAATCCCTCAAATATTCTCACTTGCCATATATTTCCCAGCTCAGAAGTTCCTCCAAGCTCAGAGAAAAGTAAAGGTGCTGGCATGGATTGCATTTTTAGGTCTGGTTATACACATTGGAATGCTAGGGCTTTTCATGTATGAGTTTGATTGGGGCACATTGGGCGCAGCTGTGTCATTTAACATTACAAGATGGGGGATGGCAATTGCTCAAGTTGTGTATATTATGGGTTGGTGCAAAGAGGGTTGGACTGGATTTTCATGGCTCGCTTTCAAGGACATTTGGGAATTTGTAAGACTTTCTCTTGCCTCCGCAGTCATGCTCTGCCTTGAGATTTGGTACATGATGAGTATACTAATTCTCACCGGCAGTCTTTCTAATGCAGTTATAGCCATTGGTTCTCTTTctatttg CATGAACATCAATGGGTGGGAAGCAATGTTGTTCGTTGGAATAAATATTTCAATAAG TGTTCGTGTCTCTAATGAACTTGGGTCAGGACGTCCCAGAGCAACAAAATACTCTATCTATGTGACAGTATTTCAATCACTATTGATCGGAATTCTTTTCATGATTATTGTCTTAATGACTAGAGATGATTTCGCTATGCTTTTCACAAGTGACCAGGAGTTGCAACAAGCGGTTGCTAAGTTGGCATACCTTCTCGGTATAACTATGGTGCTCAACAGTGTCCAACTAGTAATATCAG GTGTTGCAATTGGAGGTGGATGGCAGACAATGGTTGCCTATCTAAACTTGGGTTGTTACTACATTTTTGGAATTCCTCTTGGATACCTTCTTTGCCATGTTGCAAAATGGGGAGTCATG GGACTATGGGGAGGCATGATATGTGGAACTGCTCTCCAAACCATACTTCTGctaattatattttacaaaacTAATTGGAACAAAGAG GTGGAGCAAGCAAAAAATCGCGTCCATAAGTGGGGTGGGCAAGACATCAAAACCGAGAGTGGAGCTAAACGTATATGA